GCATCGACTACATGCACCCGGATCTGGGCGGCGGCTTCGGCGAGGGCTTTAAGGTCGTGGGCGGCTGGGACTTCGTCGACGACGACGCCGACCCGCTCGACACCAACGGCCACGGCACCGCGGTCGCCGGGATCATCGGGGCCGACGAGTTCATGGTCGACGGTCGGAAGATGCGTGGCATCGCCCCCCAGGCCGACCTGATCGCGCTGCGAGTCAACGGCGACGACGAGCCGGTCACCGCCGCCCGGATGGAGGAGGCACTCCAATGGGTGCTGGCCAATCGCGAAGCGTTCAACATCTCGGCGGTGAACCTCTCGCTGGGAGCGGGCCACTTCAATCAGGCCCACAGCGACAGCCGGTACGGTGACGAGTTGACCGCGCTGGCCGAAGCCGGTGTTTTGGTCGTCGCGGCCAGCGGCAACAGCGGCATCGCCGACGGTGCCGGCAACGTCAATCCCGGCATCGACTTCCCCGCCGCCCACCCCGACGTGCTCAGCGTCGGCGGCGTCGATCGCTTCGGCGTCATCCCCGATTCCGTCGAACGCGGCGACCTGCTAGACGTCCTCGCACCCAGCGTCGACGTGCCCAGCCTTGCCGTCGGCGGCGGCTACGCGTTGGTCAACGGCACCAGCTTCTCCACGCCCTTCCTCGCCGGCCTGTTCCCGCTGTTCAAGCAGCTCGACCCGGCCGCCGGCGTGGACGACTTCCACTCGCTCATCCGTGCGGCGGGCGACCGCAATGTCGACGGTGACGACGAGTTCGGCCCGACCACCGGTCTCGAGTTCGCCCAGCTCGACATGTTCGATCTGCTGACCACGGCGAACCTCCGTGCCGCGGGAGATCAGGCACTGCTCGAACCGGAGATCGGCAAGTTTGGTAACGAGAATGACTTGGTCGTCGACGACGCGGGCGTGTTGCACTACGCCTGGTTCGACAGCGGACTCCGCACGCTGCGGTACGCGACGCAGTCGGTTAGCGGCATGTGGTCGACGCCGGTCCAGATCGACGACGTGACCCCCGAGCAGGGTCACTACGTTTCGCTCGCGCTCGACAGCTTCGGTCGGCCGAGCATCGCTTACTACGACGGGCTCAACGGCGACCTGAAGTTCGCCAGCATGCGGGACGGTACCTGGTCCAGCGAGACGCTCGAGTTCAAGGGCAGCACCGGGCTTTACCCGTCGCTGGTCTTTGAAGCCGACGACACCGCCGCGATCAGCTACTACCGCAAACAGGACGGCGACCTGCGGCTCTTCCGCCGACCGGCCGATGGCCCCGACGCCGGCACCTGGGTCGGCACGATCATCGACGAGGAAAACGACACGGGCCGGTCCGGCGATTTGGAGATCACGCCCGACGGAACACTCGCCATTGCCTACGACCACTCCACCACCGGCCAACTCCGCATCGCCGAGGAGCTGTCCGACGGCGCTTGGCAGATCACCATTGTCGACCCCGACACCATCGGCGGCGTGGCGTTCATCGACCTCGAGTACCACGGGGATCGCCCGCACATCAGCTATTACGACGCCCACCCGGCCGACCTGAAGTTCGCCGAGCGAGCCGATGGCCTTTGGTCGACCACCCGACTCCAATCCAAGGGCCCGGTCGGGCTGTACACGCAGTTGCACTTCGACGCCGACGGCATGGCCAACATCCTGTTCTACGACCGCCGACAGGACCGGTTGGACCTCGCGACCGAAAAGCCCGACGGCAGCTTCGGCCGCGTAGCCGTCGCCGAAACCGCCGGCCGGTACATCGCAACCACCGTCTTCGGCGACACACTGCTGTTTACCTACCGCGACACCGACACCACCCGTGTTCTGATCGACGAAATGCCGCTCGCATAGACGGTGAAACACAGCTTTTCCTGCGACCCACAGGGACTCATCTTCGTAGAGTTGAATATGGTTCGCAAAACCTGCACTGCAGCCGTTGGTTTGCTCTTAGTCCTACTAATCGGTTCCCCGACAAGTGCCGGAACCGTTACAACCTACGCATCACCAGCGCTCGACGTAGACACGGTCAACACGCACCTTATTGCAGTGCCCGACGGCATCGTGATTTTCGACGCCCAACGACTCAACACTGAGGCCAAGCGCGTGGTGCGACTTGTCGGCGACCAGAAAGTGGTGGCAATCGTCGTCAGCCATGGGCACACCGACCACTACGGTGGCCTACCCACACTCGCCGAGGCGTTCCCCGATGCGTCCCGCATCGCTACCGCAACCACGACCGCCGGTATCACTGAAGATAATCGTGGCTTCAACGCCATGCGTCGCGAACGACATGGCGAACGGTTTCCCACCCAAGACCAACTCACTGCCGCCAGGCCCACACATGCTGTTACCGATGGCGACCGGCTCGAGTTAGGCGGGACTGAGTTCGACGTGGCAACCTTCGGCCCTGGCGAGGCAGAGGATCATCTTGTGCTCTATCGCCCCGATACCGGCGACCTATTCGTCGGCGACATGATCAGCAACGGCGTGATTCCGGTCCCATTCGAGAGCCTTGACGGTTGGTTAGCGCAGCTCGACGAGTTGGAACGGCGGTTTCCGGACGCAACCACATTGCATCCCGGCCACGGCGCGTCAGGGCCGGCTAGCAAACTGATCGGCGGCGTCCGCGGTTACCTGCTGCAACTCCGCAGTCTGGTCGAGACGGCATTGACTGAAGACAACAAACTCACCGCGGATGAGATCGCTGACATTGTGTTTGAAATGGAAACAAGCCACCCTCACCGCATTGGCGTGGCCGGCTTCGACCGCCGGACATTGCTCGGCATCATCGCCCAGCGAATAGCGACACAGCTCGGCGGAACTGCCGATTCCGTCGACTGGAACCGGCGGAGTGTTGAACAAGATTAGCACGCCTACTTAAGGTAAAGTTCATCCATGCGTGGGCTTGTCATGTCGGCGATGGGGCTTTACGGGAAGATCGCCCCGACTCAGCGCGGCGGCTTTCGGCTCTGCCGACTCGCCCGCCGGGCTTGGCCCCGCGATCAGTGGCAGGGCCGCCGCACCAATCCGCACGGGCTTTCCATCGACACGGACCTGGCGACGTACCCCGATGTCGCGATGGCGTTCGGGCTGTACGAACTCGACACTCTGCGGGTGCTGCGCGATCACATCCGCCCGGGTGACACGTTCGTCGATGGCGGTGCCAACCTCGGCTACTTCACGCTCCATGCCGCCAAGCTCGGTGCGACCGTGCATGCCTTCGAACCAGACCCGGCCAACCGACAACGGCTCGACGCCAACCTCACGGCGAACGATCTCCAAGCCACCGTCCACGCCGCCGCCCTCTCCGACACGGCGACCACGCTCACGCTCCACCACCCGCCCGACGACGGTAACCTCAACCACGGCCAAACCAGCGTCCTCGCCGAACTCGCCGGCGGCGGCACCACCACCGAAGTCGACGCCGTCCGCCTCGATGAAACCGTCGACCACGCCGACGTGATTAAGCTCGACGTCGAGGGCGCGGAACTCGCCGCACTTCGGGGGATGAGCGGGCTGCTAGGCGGCGAGCGCCCGCCGGTGCTGGTGGTGGAGGCGAACCACGAGGCCTGCCGCGCCGCCGGACACGCGCCCGGGGATCTGTTGCGCGTGGTCCACGAGGCAAACGCGTCGTACCGCTGCTGGTGGATCGGCGGCCGACTGCGTGAGCTGCCCACGCCCGAGGCGATCGACGCTCTACCCCGTGAGGGCAACCTACTTCTGAAACCCGCGTGATATTGAAGCCTTGCGTCATCGTGGTAACTTGCTCGCTGGCCGTCGCACGCTCGGCGGCCCACGCCGAGGGGGTTCCGCAACGGTGAGTGAGCCATGGCTCCGGACACATGCCGACTGTTGCTTTTGGATGACGACGCCGACCAGCGTTCACTGGTCGCTGCGTCGCTGGAGGCGTCGCTGCCGTTCGGGCAGATTGATCTGAAGTCGGTGGGAGACCCGGCGGCGTTCGAGGAAGCGCTCGTCGGCGATCCGGCCGACTGCATCATCACGGACGCACGGCTCGCCTGGACCGACGCGTCGGAGGTGCTGCGGCTGGTACGCGACCGTTGGCCGGCGACGGCCGTGGTGCTCTACAGCGGCGGCGTCAGCGAAGAAACCGCCGCCCGGCTGATGAAGGACGGGGCCGACGACTTCCTGCTCAAATCCCCCGGCGGCGAACAACGGCTGCCCGCGACCGTCGAGGCCGTCGTGCGTCAGCGCCGACACCACAACGCCACCGTCCGCGAGCAGGCCGACCTCGACGCCCTGCTGCAGACCCTGCGCACCGACGACGACCGCTGGCGACACACGTTCGCGTCCGTGCCGATCGGCCTGTTCCGCACCGACCTGCACGGCAACCTGCTCGACGCCAACCCGGCACTTGGCACCATGCTCGCCATGCCGACCGACGGCGAGGTACCCGCGCCGCTGAACCTCGTGCAACGCCTGAGTCATTTCGACAACCAGGCGACGCTCCTGATGAAGCTCCGCGAGGAGGGCCGCGTCGCCGACTTCGAAGCCAAGCTTGTCCGACTCGACGGATCACACTGCTGGGTGCGGATCGACGCGGTCGTGCTCAAGGACCAGCGCGGCGAGCCGTTGTTCATGGAAGGCAGCCTTGCCGACGTCACCGAACGCGAGGAGGCCCAACGCGAACTCGCCGTCAAGGAGCGCCACCTCCGGGCGGTCTTCGAGCGCTCCACCGTCGGCGTCACCGTCACCCGGCTGCCCAGCCAACGCATCTCCGAACTCAACAGTCGCATCTGCGCGATGTTCGGCTACAGCCGCGCCGAACTGCTCGGCCAGCCGATCTCTGTTCTCTGGCACCCGGAGGAACGTGACATGGTGGCCGACCGGCTTCGGCACGTCGCGCGGTTCGGCCCCGACGAGTTCGACCATGAGCAACGCTGCGTCCGCAAGGACGGCTCGGTCATCTGGATCCAGGCGACCGGCACCATCGTCCGCGATGCCCAGGGCAACGCGACTCACTCCATCGCCAGCCTCTACGACGCCACCGCCCGCCGCGCCGAGGACGACCGCCTCCGCGAAACCACTCGCGACGCCGAGCTCGCCAGCGCCGCCAAGGACCGCTTCCTCGCGCAGCTTTCCCACGAGCTGCGCACGCCGCTGACCCCCGCGCTCACCGCCGCGGCCGTGCTGAGCATGGACGACCGTCTGCCCGAGGACGTTCGCGGCGATCTCGAAACCATCCGCCGCAACATCGAACTCGAAGCCCGACTCATCGACGACCTGCTCGACCTGAACCGCGCCGTCAGCGGTAAGCTCAAACTCCGCCGGGAAACCTTCGAACTCGTCAAGCTCCTCCGCGAAGCCGTGGCGATCTGCGCCGAGGATGCGGCCGCCAAACGCATCCGCGTCCAACTCGACGTCGCCGACAACGTCGGCAAGGTCCACGCCGACCGGACACGCCTCGAGCAGGTCGCGTGGAACCTGCTCAAGAACGCCGTGAAGTTCACCCCCACCGGCGGGCGGATCGACATCCGCTGCACTCGCCATGGCGACCGCGTCGTGCTCAGCGTCGAGGACACGGGCGTCGGGCTCGAACCGGAACTCATCGGCCGGATCTTCGGCAACTTCGAACAAGGCAACCACGCCAACGCGCTCAACCCAGGCCTCGGACTCGGACTCGCCGTCGCCCGCGCGATCGTCGAACTCCACGGCGGCACCATCACCGCCGAGTCCGACGGGCCCGACACCGGCTCGACCTTCACCGTCGACCTGCCCGTCCCCGAACCCGTCTCCGACACCGGTGCCGACAACCGTTCCAACGAGCAGGTGCTTCAAGGACGTGTGCTGCTCATCGAGGATCACGCCGACACCGCGGCGGTGCTCGGGAAGTTTCTGCGGCGCTCGGGCTTCGCGGTCCGGTTGGCCCACTCACTCGCCGATGCCCGCGCGGCCCTCGCGGAGATGGCCGCTACAGGAGAACACGCCGACTTGCTGCTCTCCGACATCGACCTGCCCGACGGCACGGCCCACGACTTCATCCGCGAGACCGTCGACAACGAAGACCGGCCCCGCCCGATCGCCGTCGCTTTCAGCGGCCACGGCAACGAGGAAGACCTCCGCGCCAGCCGCGCCGCCGGCTTCGACGAACATCTCACCAAACCGATCGCCCCCGACGAACTGCTCGCCACGCTCCGCCGGCTGATGAAACCCCGCACGGCCCCGGCCGGTTCTGGTACAAACACGGGATGAACCTCAAACTCTTGCCGTCCGTCGCCGTCCTCGGGGCGCTGATCCTGTTCGTCTCGCTCGGTGCCCAGGAGCAGCAGCGGCCGAACATGGGCCAGATGCTGGTCGATGGATTGAAAAGCACGCCCGGCTGTCTCGACGCCGACGCAGCCAATCTCTCGAGCGGCAAGGCGTGCATCTTCGCCTGGTTCGAGAACAAGGAAGCGGCGCTGGCCTGGTACCACCACCCGGTCCATGTGCGCATGCGTGCCGCAATCCCCACGCCCGATGTTGGCGAGGAAGACCGCGAGCCGATGGCGAACGTGCCGGACGACGTGCCGGTGCTGGCGGTGGCGACGATGATCTTCGACGGCGAGCCGCTGGTGAAAG
Above is a window of Planctomycetota bacterium DNA encoding:
- a CDS encoding S8 family serine peptidase, coding for MKAHHLAAHAAQSEARRPAPSPVSHTRSPIGRAALVAAPRIETLEGRRLLNGDLPADPPDDPPAPAWVDVAELIRLDEWVAMQEPDVLPSQGPNDDGGGEDTSGQPEGVTGDDGTGDGSSGDGSDGDGTGGTGPVGGDDPGGDGGDDPVDDPAPPSVPVILGAGHAVAIIDSGIDYMHPDLGGGFGEGFKVVGGWDFVDDDADPLDTNGHGTAVAGIIGADEFMVDGRKMRGIAPQADLIALRVNGDDEPVTAARMEEALQWVLANREAFNISAVNLSLGAGHFNQAHSDSRYGDELTALAEAGVLVVAASGNSGIADGAGNVNPGIDFPAAHPDVLSVGGVDRFGVIPDSVERGDLLDVLAPSVDVPSLAVGGGYALVNGTSFSTPFLAGLFPLFKQLDPAAGVDDFHSLIRAAGDRNVDGDDEFGPTTGLEFAQLDMFDLLTTANLRAAGDQALLEPEIGKFGNENDLVVDDAGVLHYAWFDSGLRTLRYATQSVSGMWSTPVQIDDVTPEQGHYVSLALDSFGRPSIAYYDGLNGDLKFASMRDGTWSSETLEFKGSTGLYPSLVFEADDTAAISYYRKQDGDLRLFRRPADGPDAGTWVGTIIDEENDTGRSGDLEITPDGTLAIAYDHSTTGQLRIAEELSDGAWQITIVDPDTIGGVAFIDLEYHGDRPHISYYDAHPADLKFAERADGLWSTTRLQSKGPVGLYTQLHFDADGMANILFYDRRQDRLDLATEKPDGSFGRVAVAETAGRYIATTVFGDTLLFTYRDTDTTRVLIDEMPLA
- a CDS encoding FkbM family methyltransferase, with protein sequence MRGLVMSAMGLYGKIAPTQRGGFRLCRLARRAWPRDQWQGRRTNPHGLSIDTDLATYPDVAMAFGLYELDTLRVLRDHIRPGDTFVDGGANLGYFTLHAAKLGATVHAFEPDPANRQRLDANLTANDLQATVHAAALSDTATTLTLHHPPDDGNLNHGQTSVLAELAGGGTTTEVDAVRLDETVDHADVIKLDVEGAELAALRGMSGLLGGERPPVLVVEANHEACRAAGHAPGDLLRVVHEANASYRCWWIGGRLRELPTPEAIDALPREGNLLLKPA
- a CDS encoding PAS domain S-box protein, with the translated sequence MAPDTCRLLLLDDDADQRSLVAASLEASLPFGQIDLKSVGDPAAFEEALVGDPADCIITDARLAWTDASEVLRLVRDRWPATAVVLYSGGVSEETAARLMKDGADDFLLKSPGGEQRLPATVEAVVRQRRHHNATVREQADLDALLQTLRTDDDRWRHTFASVPIGLFRTDLHGNLLDANPALGTMLAMPTDGEVPAPLNLVQRLSHFDNQATLLMKLREEGRVADFEAKLVRLDGSHCWVRIDAVVLKDQRGEPLFMEGSLADVTEREEAQRELAVKERHLRAVFERSTVGVTVTRLPSQRISELNSRICAMFGYSRAELLGQPISVLWHPEERDMVADRLRHVARFGPDEFDHEQRCVRKDGSVIWIQATGTIVRDAQGNATHSIASLYDATARRAEDDRLRETTRDAELASAAKDRFLAQLSHELRTPLTPALTAAAVLSMDDRLPEDVRGDLETIRRNIELEARLIDDLLDLNRAVSGKLKLRRETFELVKLLREAVAICAEDAAAKRIRVQLDVADNVGKVHADRTRLEQVAWNLLKNAVKFTPTGGRIDIRCTRHGDRVVLSVEDTGVGLEPELIGRIFGNFEQGNHANALNPGLGLGLAVARAIVELHGGTITAESDGPDTGSTFTVDLPVPEPVSDTGADNRSNEQVLQGRVLLIEDHADTAAVLGKFLRRSGFAVRLAHSLADARAALAEMAATGEHADLLLSDIDLPDGTAHDFIRETVDNEDRPRPIAVAFSGHGNEEDLRASRAAGFDEHLTKPIAPDELLATLRRLMKPRTAPAGSGTNTG
- a CDS encoding MBL fold metallo-hydrolase; protein product: MVRKTCTAAVGLLLVLLIGSPTSAGTVTTYASPALDVDTVNTHLIAVPDGIVIFDAQRLNTEAKRVVRLVGDQKVVAIVVSHGHTDHYGGLPTLAEAFPDASRIATATTTAGITEDNRGFNAMRRERHGERFPTQDQLTAARPTHAVTDGDRLELGGTEFDVATFGPGEAEDHLVLYRPDTGDLFVGDMISNGVIPVPFESLDGWLAQLDELERRFPDATTLHPGHGASGPASKLIGGVRGYLLQLRSLVETALTEDNKLTADEIADIVFEMETSHPHRIGVAGFDRRTLLGIIAQRIATQLGGTADSVDWNRRSVEQD